A stretch of Onychomys torridus chromosome 2, mOncTor1.1, whole genome shotgun sequence DNA encodes these proteins:
- the C2H1orf174 gene encoding UPF0688 protein C1orf174 homolog yields MRSRKLTGGVRSSARLRARSNSSASSASAEDIASSTSAKTACLASSPHKTTDRRTSKKFKYDKGHLVKAELQKADPKSDTSLPKVAPVAPCENEFAEDSAEVTVPVPESESPPQGCSQPVSEEPSANTEDGLPTPEPSNAAAVQEPDDSSAQQTEPVARTEEVQAPVLQMDSSVLLDDDSNQPMPVSRFFGNVELMQDLPPASSSCPSMSRREFRKMHFRAKDDEDEDDAEM; encoded by the exons ATGAGGAGCAGGAAG CTCACAGGTGGAGTGCGATCCTCAGCACGCCTTCGGGCCCGAAGTAACTCTTCAGCCAGCTCGGCCTCTGCCGAGGACATTGCCAGCTCCACATCTGCCAAGACAGCATGTCTG GCTTCCTCACCACACAAGACTACAGACAGACGCACTTCCAAAAAGTTCAAGTATGACAAAGGTCACCTTGTAAAGGCAGAATTACAGAAAGCTGACCCTAAAAGTGACACTTCTTTGCCAAAAGTGGCCCCTGTGGCCCCTTGTGAAAATGAGTTTGCAGAGGACAGTGCTGAGGTTACTGTCCCTGTCCCAGAGAGTGAATCACCTCCACAGGGCTGCTCCCAGCCTGTGAGTGAGGAACCCTCGGCAAACACTGAAGATGGCCTGCCCACACCAGAACCCAGCAATGCTGCTGCAGTGCAGGAGCCTGATGACAGTTCTGCCCAACAGACTGAGCCTGTGGCCAGGACCGAGGAGGTGCAGGCACCTGTGCTTCAGATGGACAGCAGCGTCCTTCTGGATGATGACAGCAACCAGCCCATGCCTGTGAGTCGCTTCTTCGGGAATGTTGAGCTTATGCAG GATCTGCCACCAGCCTCTTCATCTTGTCCTTCCATGAGCAGACGAGAATTCAGAAAAATGCATTTCAGAGCCAAagatgatgaggatgaggatgatgcAGAGATGTAG
- the Dffb gene encoding DNA fragmentation factor subunit beta, with the protein MCAVLRQPKSVKLRALHSACKFGVAARSCQELLHKGCIRFQLPVSGSRLCLYEDGREVTEDYFPGLPNDTELLLLTAGQTWQGYVNDITRFLSVFNEPHAGVIRAARQLLSDEQAPLRQKLLADLLHHVSQNITAETREQDPSWFEGLESRFRNKSGYLRYSCESRIRGYLREVSAYACVVDAAAREDYERVLSSMCQKLKSVKYNGSYFDRCAKASSRLCTSEGWFSCQGPFDLDSCLSKHSINPYGNRESRILFSTWNLDHIIEKKRTVVPTLAEAIQDGREVNWEYFYRLLFTAENLKLVHIACHKKTTHKLQCDHSRIYRPQTGSKKRPARKRR; encoded by the exons ATGTGCGCTGTGCTCCGCCAACCCAAGAGCGTCAAGTTGCGAGCCCTACATAGCGCGTGCAAGTTCGGCGTGGCGGCTCGGAGCTGCCAGGAGCTGCTGCACAAGGGCTGCATCCGCTTCCAG CTCCCGGTGTCGGGCTCCCGGCTGTGCTTGTACGAAGATGGCAGGGAGGTGACCGAGGACTACTTCCCGGGGCTCCCCAACGACACTGAACTCCTGCTGCTTACTGCTGGCCAGACCTGGCAAGGCT ATGTGAATGACATCACTCGCTTCCTCAGTGTGTTTAATGAGCCACATGCTGGGGTCATCCGGGCTGCACGGCAGCTGCTGTCAGATGAACAGGCCCCACTGAGGCAGAAGCTGCTGGCCGACCTTCTGCATCATGTCAGCCAGAACATCACTGCTGAGACCCGAGAGCAGGACCCATCCTGGTTTGAAG GTTTGGAGTCTCGATTCAGGAATAAGTCTGGCTACTTGAGATATAGCTGTGAGAGCCGGATCCGGGGCTACCTGAGAGAG GTAAGTGCATACGCCTGTGTGGTGGATGCAGCGGCTCGAGAAGACTATGAGCGGGTCCTTAGCTCCATGTGCCAGAAGCTCAAGTCTGTGAAGTACAATGGCAGCTACTTTGACAGATGTGCAAAGGCCAGCAGCCGCCTCTGTACTTCAGAAGGCTGGTTTTCCTGCCAG GGCCCCTTTGACCTGGATAGCTGTCTTTCCAAGCACTCCATCAACCCCTATGGCAACAGAGAGAGCCGGATCCTCTTCAGCACCTGGAACCTGGATCATAT AATCGAGAAGAAGCGCACTGTGGTGCCCACGCTGGCTGAAGCAATCcaggatgggagggaggtgaaCTGGGAGTACTTCTACAGACTGCTTTTCACTGCTGAGAACCTGAAGCTGGTGCACATTGCTTGCCACAAGAAGACCACACACAAGCTGCAGTGTGACCACAGCAGGATCTACCGGCCCCAGACAGGATCCAAGAAGAGGCCTGCTCGGAAGCGCCGGTGA